The following proteins come from a genomic window of Paludisphaera rhizosphaerae:
- a CDS encoding serine hydrolase domain-containing protein, with protein sequence MKRLATAILVLALTAVPSRGQVAPGSYPELAAIRERMQPLVEKKEVAGVVTLVATPEGIVHLGATGEADIAAGRSMRPDSIFWIASMTKPITATSVLMMQDEGKLSVDDPVEKHLPEFKDLKTVDGKPVRLTIRHLLTHTSGLGEASPAEAREIKDLAGLTPIYVKKPVQFEAGSKWAYCQSGINTAARIVEVVSGLPFDRFVEQRLFAPLGMKDTTFYLTEEQLPRLAASYRRSKEGDLTPTPVSILYGKSATSRDRFPAANGGLFSTAPDYARFCRMILNGGELDGKRYVKPGSVALMTSVQTGDLKTGFTPGNGWGLGWCVAQQPQGVTAVLSPGSFGHGGAYGTQAWIDPVKKRAYILMIQRADYPNSDASEVRKAFQEAAAASLTEAK encoded by the coding sequence ATGAAGCGACTGGCGACCGCGATCCTCGTCCTCGCCCTCACGGCCGTCCCTTCCCGAGGCCAGGTCGCTCCGGGTTCCTACCCCGAGCTCGCCGCAATCCGCGAACGGATGCAGCCGCTCGTCGAGAAGAAGGAAGTCGCCGGCGTCGTGACCCTCGTGGCCACGCCCGAGGGGATCGTCCACCTGGGTGCGACCGGCGAGGCGGACATCGCCGCGGGCCGGTCGATGCGACCGGATTCGATCTTCTGGATCGCCTCGATGACCAAGCCGATCACGGCCACCTCCGTCCTGATGATGCAGGACGAGGGCAAGTTGTCGGTCGACGACCCGGTCGAGAAGCACCTGCCCGAGTTCAAAGATCTCAAGACCGTCGACGGCAAGCCGGTCCGGCTCACGATCCGCCACCTGCTGACGCACACCTCGGGCCTGGGCGAGGCCTCCCCCGCCGAGGCCCGCGAGATCAAGGACCTGGCCGGCCTCACGCCGATCTACGTCAAGAAGCCCGTCCAGTTCGAGGCGGGGTCGAAGTGGGCCTACTGCCAGTCGGGGATCAACACCGCCGCCCGAATCGTCGAGGTCGTCTCAGGCCTGCCGTTCGACCGGTTCGTCGAACAGCGCCTGTTCGCCCCGCTGGGTATGAAGGACACGACCTTCTACTTGACCGAGGAGCAACTCCCGAGGTTGGCGGCGTCGTACCGCCGGAGCAAGGAGGGAGACCTGACCCCGACGCCTGTCAGCATCCTCTACGGCAAGTCGGCGACCAGCCGCGACCGCTTCCCGGCGGCCAACGGCGGCCTCTTCTCCACGGCCCCGGATTACGCGCGGTTCTGCCGGATGATCCTGAACGGCGGCGAGCTGGACGGCAAGCGGTACGTCAAGCCGGGATCGGTCGCGCTGATGACCTCGGTCCAGACGGGCGACCTGAAGACCGGCTTCACCCCCGGCAATGGCTGGGGGCTGGGCTGGTGCGTGGCGCAACAACCTCAAGGCGTCACCGCCGTGCTCTCGCCCGGCTCCTTCGGACACGGCGGCGCGTACGGCACCCAGGCGTGGATCGACCCGGTGAAGAAGCGGGCCTACATCCTGATGATCCAGCGGGCCGACTACCCGAACTCCGATGCGTCCGAGGTCCGCAAGGCGTTCCAGGAGGCGGCGGCCGCCTCGTTGACCGAGGCGAAGTGA
- a CDS encoding APC family permease, whose translation MSVLDYLFGRPLASDEEGEQRVGVWAGVPMLGLDALASAAYGPEAALTLLIPLGILGVSHIVPIIALIIALLAVVYVSYRQTIAAYPHGGGSYTVARENLGTAAGLAAAAALMLDYVLVVAVGISAGVGALVSAAPALQPYTLLLCLVILATITGINLRGVRESGLAFSVPTYLFAITMLAILAIGLVKTVAAGGSPTAIEPPAPQESTAAAAGLWILVRAFASGCTAMTGVEAVSNGVAAFREPTVVYARRTLTVIIVLLGVMLAGIALLCRAYGIGATEPGSPGYQSVLSQLVAAVVGRGMFYYITIGSVLAVLSLSANTGFADFPRLCRVIAQDGYLPNAFAHRGRRLVYTWGILVLAALAGALLVVFDGITDHLIPLFAVGAFLAFTLSQAGMVVHWRQVGGPHADRSAAVNAVGACCTAVTLVVVLASKFVEGAWIMVLLIPTLLAFFVGIRAHYRGVAKEVATDLPLDVGGLQPPLALVPIRGWSSITRKALRFALKVSPEVYALHVADDENAMLALEENWAKNVREPAKAAGLIAPQLIVVYSPYRLLYAPLKQAVSDLQAAHPGRDLAVVVPELVATRWYHYLLHNQTATAIKFYLLLSGFRRVFVVTVPWYLSDGSPAPPSTESPIR comes from the coding sequence ATGTCGGTCCTGGATTACTTATTCGGGCGCCCTCTGGCCAGCGATGAGGAGGGGGAGCAACGAGTTGGGGTTTGGGCGGGGGTTCCGATGCTGGGGCTCGACGCCCTGGCTTCGGCCGCCTATGGACCGGAAGCGGCGCTGACGCTCTTGATCCCGCTGGGGATCCTGGGCGTCAGCCACATCGTCCCGATCATCGCCCTGATCATCGCCTTGCTCGCGGTCGTCTACGTTTCGTATCGACAGACGATCGCTGCCTATCCTCACGGCGGCGGCTCCTACACCGTCGCTCGCGAGAACCTGGGAACGGCCGCGGGCCTGGCGGCGGCCGCCGCCCTGATGCTCGATTACGTCCTGGTCGTGGCGGTCGGGATCTCGGCGGGAGTGGGGGCTCTCGTCTCGGCCGCTCCGGCGCTCCAGCCCTACACGCTTCTGCTCTGCCTCGTCATCCTGGCCACGATCACGGGAATCAACCTCCGTGGCGTGCGCGAATCCGGCCTCGCCTTTTCGGTCCCGACTTATCTCTTCGCGATAACCATGCTGGCCATCCTGGCGATCGGCCTGGTGAAGACCGTGGCCGCCGGAGGAAGCCCCACGGCGATCGAACCTCCGGCGCCGCAGGAGTCGACGGCCGCGGCGGCGGGGCTCTGGATCCTCGTCCGCGCCTTCGCCAGCGGCTGCACGGCCATGACCGGGGTCGAGGCGGTCAGCAACGGCGTCGCCGCGTTTCGCGAACCGACCGTGGTCTACGCCCGTCGCACGCTTACGGTGATCATCGTGCTCCTGGGAGTGATGCTCGCCGGGATCGCCCTGCTCTGTCGGGCCTACGGCATCGGCGCGACCGAGCCGGGGAGCCCCGGCTACCAGAGCGTTCTCTCTCAGCTCGTGGCCGCCGTCGTGGGCCGAGGCATGTTCTACTACATCACGATCGGCTCAGTGCTGGCCGTGCTCTCCCTCTCGGCGAACACCGGATTCGCGGACTTTCCCAGGCTTTGCCGGGTGATCGCGCAGGACGGCTATCTCCCCAACGCCTTCGCGCACCGGGGCCGTCGTCTCGTCTACACCTGGGGGATCCTCGTCCTCGCCGCCCTCGCGGGGGCCCTGCTCGTCGTCTTCGACGGCATCACCGACCATCTGATTCCGCTGTTCGCCGTGGGCGCGTTTCTGGCGTTCACGCTCTCGCAGGCCGGCATGGTGGTGCACTGGCGGCAGGTCGGCGGCCCGCACGCGGACCGATCCGCGGCCGTGAACGCCGTGGGCGCGTGCTGCACGGCCGTTACGCTCGTCGTCGTCCTCGCCTCCAAGTTCGTCGAAGGCGCCTGGATCATGGTCCTGCTGATCCCGACCCTCCTGGCGTTCTTCGTGGGGATCCGGGCTCATTATCGGGGTGTGGCGAAGGAAGTCGCGACCGACCTCCCGCTCGACGTGGGGGGCCTCCAGCCTCCCCTGGCCCTCGTACCGATCCGGGGCTGGAGCTCAATCACGCGGAAGGCGCTCCGGTTCGCCCTGAAGGTCTCTCCAGAGGTCTACGCCCTGCACGTCGCGGACGACGAGAACGCCATGCTGGCTCTGGAAGAGAACTGGGCAAAGAACGTCCGTGAGCCGGCGAAGGCGGCAGGCCTCATCGCCCCCCAGTTGATCGTCGTGTACTCCCCCTACCGACTCCTCTACGCGCCGCTGAAGCAGGCGGTTTCAGACCTTCAGGCGGCCCACCCTGGCCGAGATCTGGCGGTCGTCGTCCCCGAGTTGGTCGCCACGCGGTGGTATCATTACCTGCTGCACAACCAGACGGCCACGGCGATCAAGTTCTACCTGCTCCTGAGCGGCTTCCGCCGGGTGTTCGTCGTCACCGTTCCGTGGTACCTCTCGGACGGCTCGCCGGCTCCGCCGTCGACGGAGTCGCCCATCCGCTGA
- a CDS encoding aldo/keto reductase, whose product MRYRLLGGSGLRVSELCLGTMTFGEEWGWGSSKDESRRVLDAFFEAGGNFIDTANVYTNGASETLLGEFLKGDRDRVVLATKYTNAMPGNDPNNAGNQRKNMMRAVEASLKRLQTDYIDLYWLHIWDRITPLEEVMRAFDDLVRQGKILHAGVSDMAAWAVARANTLAELRGWSPFVGLQIEYSLLERTVERELLPMAEALKLGVTAWSPLAGGALTGKYVGNKAGADARLNSEMMKEWQRTDDQAHAVVAEVLAVAAEVGRSPAQVALAWLRHRPIPIIPIIGARRLEQVQDNLACLDVKLDESQLQRLNAVSRVPLGFPHEFYSLPMVKNLVYGGLGDSLDV is encoded by the coding sequence ATGCGATACCGATTGCTGGGCGGGTCCGGTCTGCGCGTCTCGGAGCTTTGCCTGGGGACGATGACGTTCGGCGAGGAGTGGGGCTGGGGGTCGTCGAAGGACGAGTCGCGGCGCGTCCTCGACGCCTTCTTCGAGGCCGGCGGCAACTTCATCGACACGGCCAACGTCTACACCAACGGCGCGAGTGAAACGCTGCTGGGTGAATTCCTCAAGGGGGACCGCGACCGGGTGGTTCTGGCGACGAAGTACACCAACGCCATGCCCGGGAACGATCCCAACAACGCCGGCAACCAGCGCAAGAACATGATGCGAGCCGTCGAGGCCAGCCTCAAACGCTTGCAGACCGATTACATCGACCTCTACTGGCTGCACATCTGGGATCGGATCACCCCGCTGGAAGAGGTGATGCGGGCCTTCGACGACCTGGTCCGCCAGGGGAAGATCCTGCACGCCGGCGTTTCCGACATGGCCGCCTGGGCCGTGGCCCGGGCCAACACCCTGGCCGAGCTGCGCGGGTGGTCGCCGTTCGTCGGCCTGCAGATCGAGTACAGCCTGCTCGAACGAACCGTCGAACGCGAGTTGCTGCCGATGGCCGAGGCCCTCAAGCTGGGCGTGACGGCCTGGTCCCCCCTGGCGGGCGGCGCGCTCACCGGCAAGTACGTCGGAAACAAGGCCGGCGCCGACGCGCGATTGAACAGTGAGATGATGAAGGAGTGGCAGCGGACCGACGACCAGGCGCACGCCGTCGTCGCCGAGGTCCTGGCCGTTGCCGCCGAGGTCGGTCGCTCCCCCGCGCAGGTCGCCCTGGCCTGGCTGCGACACCGTCCGATCCCCATCATCCCGATCATCGGCGCCCGACGGTTGGAGCAGGTCCAGGACAACCTGGCCTGCCTCGACGTGAAACTCGACGAATCCCAACTCCAGCGCCTCAACGCGGTGAGCCGCGTCCCGCTCGGCTTCCCGCACGAGTTCTACTCGCTGCCGATGGTCAAGAACCTCGTCTACGGCGGCCTGGGAGACAGCCTGGACGTTTGA
- a CDS encoding MarR family winged helix-turn-helix transcriptional regulator yields MPNGRKKGGRDAYGTLADLWRLLQSIIDDSESTFEALGISVKAYFLLDAVEEHPFPAELAGKLLLPRPTVTYLINQLEAGGFLERRVEAGDLRKFRLVRTPAGVKALRRVEEAMGRSFGERLGRLSADEAAAFDRIVGVLTRPGGRDA; encoded by the coding sequence ATGCCGAACGGAAGGAAGAAGGGCGGGCGTGACGCCTACGGGACGCTGGCCGACCTCTGGCGGCTGTTGCAGTCGATCATCGACGACTCGGAGTCGACTTTCGAGGCTCTGGGGATCTCGGTGAAGGCGTACTTCCTGCTGGACGCCGTGGAGGAGCATCCGTTCCCGGCCGAGCTGGCCGGAAAACTGCTGCTGCCGCGGCCGACGGTGACGTACCTGATCAACCAACTGGAGGCCGGGGGCTTCCTGGAGCGTCGGGTGGAGGCGGGGGACCTGCGGAAGTTCCGCCTGGTCCGGACGCCCGCGGGAGTCAAGGCGCTCAGGCGCGTCGAGGAGGCCATGGGGCGGAGCTTCGGCGAGCGGTTGGGGCGCCTCTCCGCCGACGAGGCGGCGGCCTTCGACCGCATCGTGGGCGTCCTGACGCGTCCCGGGGGGCGCGACGCCTGA